The proteins below are encoded in one region of Casimicrobium huifangae:
- the moaA gene encoding GTP 3',8-cyclase MoaA: MGERSHVPGTVIPLTPVGKLRGASALPVAAGSLAELRAARRVADSRSRHLHDLRISVTDKCNFRCTYCMPKEVFGPGYKFLPHDALLSFEEITRFARIAAGLGVEKLRLTGGEPTLRRHLSTLIEMLAQLRTPAGKPLDLTLTTNGSTLVKQAAALKAAGLSRITVSLDSMDDAVFRAMNDVDFPVADVLRGIDAALAAGLVPVKVNMVVKRGVNDHTVVDMARHFRGTGVIVRFIEFMDVGSTNGWRMDDVVPSRDIVAAIHADAPLMAVDAQYEGEVAERWRYADGSGEIGVISSVTHAFCGTCTRARLSTDGKIFTCLFADQGTDFRALLRGGASDDDIAALLAGVWQTRTDRYSEIRTAETASLRKVEMSYIGG; encoded by the coding sequence AGCGCGGCGCGTTGCCGATTCGCGGTCGCGGCATCTGCACGACCTGCGCATCTCGGTCACCGACAAGTGCAACTTCCGCTGCACCTACTGCATGCCGAAGGAAGTATTCGGCCCCGGCTACAAATTCCTGCCGCACGACGCCCTGCTCTCGTTTGAAGAAATCACCCGCTTCGCCCGTATTGCAGCGGGCCTCGGCGTCGAGAAACTGCGCCTGACTGGCGGCGAGCCAACGTTGCGTCGTCACCTGTCAACACTGATCGAGATGCTGGCGCAGTTGCGCACGCCTGCCGGCAAGCCGCTGGACCTGACACTCACCACCAACGGCTCGACGCTGGTCAAGCAGGCGGCGGCGTTGAAAGCGGCGGGGCTGTCGCGTATCACTGTCTCGCTCGACTCGATGGATGACGCGGTGTTTCGCGCCATGAACGACGTTGACTTTCCGGTAGCCGACGTGCTGCGCGGCATCGACGCGGCGCTGGCAGCCGGCCTGGTGCCGGTGAAGGTCAACATGGTGGTCAAGCGCGGTGTCAACGACCACACCGTCGTCGATATGGCGCGCCATTTTCGCGGCACCGGCGTCATCGTGCGCTTCATCGAATTCATGGATGTGGGCTCGACCAACGGCTGGCGCATGGATGACGTGGTGCCGAGCCGCGACATCGTGGCAGCAATCCACGCCGACGCGCCGCTGATGGCGGTTGACGCCCAATACGAAGGGGAAGTGGCCGAACGCTGGCGCTATGCGGACGGCAGTGGCGAAATCGGCGTCATTTCCAGCGTGACGCACGCGTTCTGCGGCACCTGCACCCGCGCGCGACTGTCCACCGACGGCAAGATCTTTACCTGCCTGTTCGCCGATCAGGGCACCGATTTCCGCGCCCTGCTGCGCGGCGGCGCCAGTGACGATGACATCGCGGCGCTGCTCGCCGGCGTCTGGCAGACGCGAACGGATCGCTACAGCGAGATCCGCACGGCAGAGACTGCCAGCCTGCGCAAGGTCGAGATGAGCTACATCGGCGGCTGA
- a CDS encoding NAD-dependent succinate-semialdehyde dehydrogenase — translation MTYSNVQLLINNEWRAARGGATLPVHNPADGSTIGTVAKANTADLDDALAAAAKGFEVWKNTPAVERAKVMRAAAALLRERTDAIATVMTMEQGKPLAEAKIEIGMSCDIIEWFAEESRRVYGRIVSPRSLAQQQMVLKEPVGPVAAFTPWNFPINQVVRKLSAALATGCSMIVKAAEETPASPAELIRAFVDAGLPAGVVGLVYGDPAEISNYLIPHPVIRKITFTGSTPVGKMLASLAGKHMKRLTMELGGHAPVIVAADANIAHAVKVIAGAKFRNAGQVCISPTRFLVEEAARDEFVAGLVKYSQGLKVGSGLEAGIQMGPLANPRRVSAMQEITEDAIKRGATLATGGERIGTTGNFFKPTVLLDPPLDSSVFNNEPFGPMAAVRSVKNLDEAIAEANRLPFGLSAYAFTSSIKNAHQLSAQVQTGMLWINQPAAPWAELPFGGIKDSGYGSEGGPEALEAYLNTKTVAMTSV, via the coding sequence ATGACCTACTCCAACGTTCAGCTCCTGATCAACAACGAATGGCGCGCAGCCCGTGGCGGCGCGACCCTGCCGGTGCACAACCCCGCCGACGGCAGCACGATTGGCACGGTTGCCAAGGCCAACACGGCCGACCTCGACGACGCGCTGGCCGCAGCGGCCAAGGGTTTTGAAGTGTGGAAAAACACGCCTGCGGTCGAACGCGCCAAGGTGATGCGCGCCGCTGCCGCGCTGCTGCGCGAGCGTACCGATGCCATCGCCACCGTGATGACGATGGAGCAGGGCAAACCGCTCGCCGAAGCCAAGATCGAGATTGGCATGTCCTGCGACATCATCGAATGGTTCGCCGAGGAGAGCCGCCGCGTCTACGGACGCATTGTTTCGCCGCGCTCGCTGGCCCAGCAGCAAATGGTGCTGAAGGAGCCGGTCGGCCCGGTCGCCGCGTTCACGCCGTGGAACTTCCCGATCAATCAGGTGGTGCGCAAGCTCTCCGCCGCGCTCGCCACGGGCTGCTCGATGATCGTCAAGGCGGCCGAAGAAACGCCCGCCTCGCCCGCCGAACTCATCCGTGCCTTCGTGGACGCCGGTCTGCCCGCAGGCGTCGTCGGCCTCGTTTACGGTGACCCCGCCGAGATCAGCAACTACCTGATTCCGCACCCGGTCATCCGCAAGATCACGTTCACCGGCTCGACGCCGGTGGGCAAGATGCTCGCCTCGCTCGCGGGCAAGCACATGAAGCGCCTGACCATGGAACTCGGCGGTCACGCGCCGGTGATCGTCGCAGCAGACGCCAACATCGCGCATGCCGTGAAAGTGATCGCCGGCGCCAAGTTCCGCAACGCCGGGCAGGTCTGCATCTCTCCGACGCGCTTTCTCGTCGAAGAAGCAGCGCGCGACGAGTTCGTCGCGGGCCTGGTGAAATACTCGCAGGGACTGAAAGTCGGCTCCGGCCTCGAAGCCGGCATCCAGATGGGCCCGCTAGCCAACCCGCGCCGCGTCAGTGCGATGCAGGAAATCACCGAGGACGCCATCAAGCGCGGCGCCACTCTCGCCACCGGCGGGGAACGCATCGGCACCACCGGCAACTTTTTCAAACCAACGGTGCTGCTTGACCCGCCGCTCGACAGCTCGGTGTTCAACAACGAGCCGTTCGGCCCGATGGCCGCCGTACGCAGCGTGAAAAACCTCGACGAAGCCATCGCAGAGGCCAACCGCCTGCCGTTCGGCCTCTCGGCCTACGCCTTCACCAGCAGCATCAAGAATGCCCATCAGCTGAGCGCCCAAGTACAAACTGGCATGCTCTGGATCAACCAGCCCGCCGCGCCGTGGGCAGAGCTGCCGTTCGGCGGCATCAAGGATTCAGGCTACGGCAGCGAAGGCGGCCCCGAGGCGCTGGAGGCTTACCTCAATACCAAGACGGTGGCGATGACTAGCGTTTAA
- a CDS encoding DUF4124 domain-containing protein, whose protein sequence is MKTQHSSLQACAGFGNPAYGVIISAPSCQLNGIQAFTKMTLIRIALIVNTLIFGTFAIAQTAPIYQCVDNTGARVMQDTPCIGGKQTIIGERPLNDGERETLRAAQVAKEQAEREQKQKQRNSEIEQQLRIRAADDNQQRQQRQRRCGANLDMQPTIGVSLELFRECRDPLWAPTRTRQITDNRGNVTEYWHMLGGAVLVFTNGRLSSTMF, encoded by the coding sequence TTGAAAACCCAGCATTCGTCATTGCAAGCATGCGCTGGGTTTGGCAACCCAGCCTACGGGGTCATCATTAGTGCACCGTCATGTCAGCTCAACGGAATTCAAGCCTTCACCAAGATGACACTTATACGCATCGCGCTCATCGTTAACACGCTCATTTTCGGTACGTTTGCGATCGCGCAAACAGCTCCAATTTACCAGTGCGTGGACAATACGGGCGCGCGCGTCATGCAGGACACTCCCTGCATCGGCGGCAAACAAACGATCATCGGCGAGCGACCGCTCAATGACGGCGAGCGTGAAACCCTACGCGCCGCGCAAGTCGCCAAGGAGCAGGCCGAACGCGAGCAAAAACAAAAACAGCGCAACAGCGAGATTGAGCAACAGCTTCGCATCCGTGCCGCAGACGACAACCAGCAACGCCAGCAACGCCAGAGGCGATGCGGCGCGAACCTTGACATGCAACCCACCATCGGGGTGTCGCTCGAGCTGTTCCGCGAATGCCGCGACCCGCTGTGGGCGCCGACGCGCACCCGGCAAATCACCGACAACCGCGGCAACGTTACGGAATACTGGCACATGCTCGGCGGCGCCGTCCTCGTGTTTACCAACGGACGCCTCAGCAGCACCATGTTTTGA
- a CDS encoding E22 family MetX-like putative esterase, with translation MKKFSVRSAYSAIALGILLATSAGAQTPAAAPAAPAAAAPAPAPLLTEKKVFELASYTTFGGKAIKNVKVGYETYGKLNAAGDNAVFIAHFYSGNSHAAGKYKPGDAAAGYWDSIIGPGKPIDTNKFFVISADTLSNLNTKDPMVTTTGPSSIDPDTGKPYGMSFPVVAMRDSVRVHKALVDSLGVKKLHAVAGASGGSVQAVEWAVLYPDFVDRAIPVISPGLSISPWAVALLDLWVAPIKADPKWNNGDYYGKGEPIDGIALALKAVTITTRHWTWVEKVFAYKPADATKPPADAIGNRFASEDALTKAGIARAATTDANNKIYMAKANQLFNVEDEAGKAKAKFLFIPAKTDLVFPPEMSQKAAAKLRSLGKSAEVVVIDAEGGHLDGVLAISQASDAIRAFLAK, from the coding sequence ATGAAGAAGTTCAGCGTGCGATCTGCGTACAGCGCCATCGCTCTTGGCATCCTGTTGGCCACGTCCGCTGGTGCCCAGACGCCGGCTGCAGCACCGGCTGCGCCTGCAGCGGCAGCACCGGCGCCTGCGCCCTTGTTGACCGAGAAGAAAGTGTTCGAGCTGGCCAGCTACACCACCTTCGGTGGCAAGGCGATCAAGAACGTAAAGGTCGGCTACGAGACTTACGGCAAGCTCAACGCGGCTGGCGACAACGCCGTCTTCATCGCGCACTTCTATTCGGGCAACTCGCATGCGGCGGGCAAGTACAAGCCGGGTGATGCCGCCGCAGGCTATTGGGATTCGATCATCGGCCCCGGCAAACCGATCGACACCAACAAGTTTTTCGTGATCAGTGCCGACACGCTTTCGAACCTGAACACCAAGGATCCGATGGTCACCACCACCGGCCCGTCGTCCATCGACCCCGACACCGGCAAGCCCTACGGCATGAGCTTCCCGGTGGTTGCGATGCGTGACTCGGTGCGTGTGCACAAGGCACTGGTCGATTCCCTCGGCGTCAAGAAGCTGCACGCCGTGGCGGGCGCATCCGGCGGCAGCGTGCAGGCCGTGGAATGGGCGGTGCTGTATCCGGACTTCGTCGACCGCGCGATTCCGGTGATTTCGCCGGGGCTGTCGATCTCGCCGTGGGCCGTCGCGCTGCTTGACCTGTGGGTGGCGCCGATCAAGGCAGACCCGAAGTGGAACAACGGCGACTACTACGGCAAGGGCGAACCGATCGACGGCATCGCGCTCGCGCTGAAGGCGGTGACCATCACGACGCGGCACTGGACCTGGGTTGAAAAGGTCTTCGCCTACAAACCCGCGGACGCCACCAAGCCACCAGCCGACGCCATCGGCAATCGTTTCGCCAGCGAAGATGCGTTGACGAAGGCCGGCATCGCCCGCGCCGCCACCACCGACGCCAACAACAAGATCTACATGGCGAAGGCGAACCAGCTGTTCAACGTCGAGGACGAAGCAGGGAAGGCGAAAGCCAAATTCCTGTTCATCCCGGCAAAGACAGACCTCGTGTTCCCGCCGGAAATGTCACAGAAGGCGGCAGCCAAACTGCGCAGCTTGGGCAAGTCGGCTGAAGTGGTCGTGATCGACGCCGAGGGCGGGCATCTGGATGGGGTGCTGGCTATTTCGCAGGCATCGGACGCGATTCGGGCGTTTTTGGCGAAGTAG
- a CDS encoding nucleotidyltransferase family protein has translation MRSADDIEADRRARLIQLVEASDWFLPALRAVRSLGLDQWCIGAGALRNLVWDALSGNAQRSALGDIDVAFFAADDVSSARDQALQHRLCALMPGWPWEVTNQAGVHLWFEQHFGHPVAPLASLADAVATWPEYATAVAVTLEQDDTISIIAPYGLSDLFTMTVRHNPARASVATYRERVAQKKYRDRWPGVTIIDAEC, from the coding sequence TTGCGCAGCGCTGACGACATCGAAGCGGACCGCCGCGCACGGTTGATACAGCTGGTCGAAGCGAGTGACTGGTTTCTGCCGGCGCTGCGCGCGGTGCGCAGCCTGGGTCTGGATCAATGGTGCATCGGCGCTGGCGCCCTGCGCAATCTCGTGTGGGACGCTCTCTCGGGGAATGCTCAGCGCTCGGCGCTGGGCGATATTGACGTGGCGTTTTTTGCTGCCGATGACGTCAGCAGTGCCCGCGATCAGGCGCTGCAGCACCGCTTGTGCGCCCTCATGCCCGGCTGGCCGTGGGAGGTGACCAATCAGGCCGGTGTGCACCTGTGGTTCGAGCAACACTTCGGGCATCCCGTCGCGCCGCTGGCGTCGCTGGCAGACGCGGTCGCGACGTGGCCGGAATACGCAACTGCGGTGGCTGTCACGCTGGAGCAGGACGACACCATCAGCATCATTGCGCCCTACGGGTTGAGCGACCTGTTCACCATGACGGTGCGCCACAACCCGGCGCGGGCGAGCGTTGCCACCTATCGAGAGCGCGTCGCGCAGAAAAAGTATCGGGATCGCTGGCCCGGGGTGACGATCATCGACGCGGAGTGCTAA
- a CDS encoding GNAT family N-acetyltransferase, with translation MQVTLEPPDQPEVITLIAALDAYQGALYPPESNYHLSIDALRQPNVLFAVARDAGGVAVGCGAVVMLADYGELKRMYVDPAQRGVGVAQQLLQRLEHEAMQRNCPLLRLETGIHQQRAIAFYAGTGYAQCERYGDYPVDPLSVYMEKWLVGAGIAQR, from the coding sequence ATGCAAGTCACACTCGAACCACCCGATCAACCAGAGGTGATCACCCTGATCGCCGCGCTGGACGCCTATCAGGGCGCGCTCTACCCGCCGGAGAGCAACTATCACCTGAGCATCGACGCGCTGCGCCAGCCCAACGTGCTGTTTGCTGTGGCCCGTGACGCAGGCGGTGTCGCGGTGGGCTGCGGTGCCGTGGTCATGTTGGCGGACTATGGCGAACTGAAGCGCATGTACGTCGATCCGGCACAGCGGGGCGTCGGCGTGGCACAGCAGCTGTTGCAGCGCCTGGAGCACGAAGCGATGCAGCGCAACTGCCCCCTGCTGCGGCTGGAGACGGGCATCCATCAGCAGCGGGCGATTGCTTTCTACGCCGGTACTGGCTATGCGCAATGCGAGCGCTACGGTGACTACCCGGTTGATCCGCTCAGCGTGTACATGGAGAAATGGCTGGTCGGGGCAGGCATTGCGCAGCGCTGA
- a CDS encoding dienelactone hydrolase family protein — translation MTTTLRPLAALTLCTLLGTPPATAQPAPATKPAPVGEVRGDAWAHTAESLAAAVQQADVVLPESLTGATVWAGKWKDIPPLRGGKAPVVLFLHGSSGLGLKAIGEWQRWLATLGIASVAPDSFALPGRVTYTSPISKEQYERIHALRLAEVAPALKAITAQPWANMSKLVLAGASEGGVPVARYAGNEFAARMIFAWSCEPNYFVAEPKNALPQDRPVLNLISASDPFFSSANTWLGHAIAKGHCGDALKDNKYSTVTLIPGAPHTLLNVPQARAVTAGFLRDALKPEAR, via the coding sequence ATGACCACGACACTTCGCCCCCTCGCCGCCCTCACCTTGTGCACCCTACTGGGCACGCCACCTGCCACGGCGCAGCCCGCGCCCGCGACCAAACCCGCGCCCGTCGGCGAAGTCCGTGGCGACGCCTGGGCACACACGGCTGAATCGCTCGCAGCTGCCGTGCAGCAGGCCGATGTGGTGCTGCCGGAGTCGCTGACCGGGGCGACGGTGTGGGCCGGCAAGTGGAAGGACATCCCGCCACTGCGGGGCGGCAAGGCACCGGTGGTGCTGTTTCTGCACGGTTCGTCGGGGCTTGGGCTGAAGGCGATTGGCGAGTGGCAGCGCTGGCTGGCCACCCTGGGCATCGCCAGCGTGGCGCCCGACTCGTTTGCCCTGCCCGGCCGCGTGACTTACACCTCGCCAATCAGCAAGGAGCAATACGAGCGCATCCATGCCTTGCGGCTGGCCGAGGTTGCGCCTGCGCTGAAGGCGATCACGGCGCAGCCGTGGGCTAACATGTCAAAGCTGGTGCTGGCGGGCGCCAGCGAAGGCGGGGTGCCGGTGGCGCGCTATGCCGGCAATGAGTTCGCGGCGCGGATGATCTTCGCGTGGAGCTGCGAGCCGAACTATTTCGTTGCCGAGCCGAAGAACGCGCTGCCGCAGGATCGCCCGGTGCTCAACCTGATCAGCGCGTCCGATCCGTTCTTTTCGAGCGCCAACACGTGGTTGGGCCACGCCATCGCCAAGGGGCACTGCGGTGACGCGCTGAAAGACAACAAATATTCGACGGTGACCCTGATCCCCGGTGCGCCGCACACGCTGCTCAACGTACCGCAGGCGCGGGCGGTCACCGCCGGGTTTCTGCGCGATGCGCTGAAACCCGAGGCTCGCTAA
- a CDS encoding NAD(P)/FAD-dependent oxidoreductase, with protein sequence MTVNPAIPQAVAAAGGPIEADAVIVGAGPVALFQVFELGLLEIKAHVIDSLTQVGGQPIELYPDKPIYDIPAVPVCTGKELTDSLMKQAEPFKPTFHLGQEVSKVAKREDGRFDLETSAGTKFITKTVFIAAGVGAFQPRKPKVEGLTQFENNGQLAYRVRDPQQYAGKNVVILGGGDSALDWALNLQPIAESVTLIHRRDEFRAAPASVAKMKALADAHEMMHITGQVTGFEAEDGVLKEVKVTSLDGVTRRLPLDNLLAFFGLSPRLGPIAEWGLDIERRQVKVDTEKFETSIPGIFAVGDINTYPGKKKLILSGFHEAALAAFGAAKYIFPEKKVSLQYTTTSTKLHEVLGVESPVFD encoded by the coding sequence ATGACTGTCAATCCCGCTATTCCCCAGGCTGTCGCTGCCGCTGGCGGCCCGATCGAAGCCGATGCCGTCATTGTTGGCGCCGGCCCGGTTGCCCTGTTCCAGGTGTTCGAACTTGGCCTGCTGGAGATCAAGGCCCATGTGATTGACTCGCTGACCCAGGTCGGCGGCCAGCCCATCGAGCTCTATCCCGACAAGCCGATTTACGACATTCCGGCGGTGCCGGTCTGCACCGGCAAAGAGCTGACCGACAGCCTGATGAAGCAGGCCGAGCCATTCAAGCCCACCTTCCACCTGGGCCAGGAAGTCAGCAAGGTGGCCAAGCGTGAAGACGGTCGCTTTGACCTCGAAACTTCCGCCGGCACCAAGTTCATCACCAAGACGGTATTCATCGCCGCTGGCGTTGGTGCCTTTCAGCCGCGCAAGCCGAAGGTCGAGGGCCTGACGCAGTTCGAAAACAACGGCCAGCTGGCGTATCGCGTGCGCGATCCGCAGCAGTATGCCGGCAAAAACGTGGTGATCCTCGGCGGCGGCGATTCCGCGCTCGACTGGGCGCTGAACCTGCAGCCGATCGCCGAGAGCGTCACGCTGATTCACCGTCGCGACGAATTCCGTGCAGCGCCGGCCAGCGTGGCCAAAATGAAGGCGCTCGCTGATGCCCACGAGATGATGCACATCACCGGTCAGGTCACCGGCTTCGAGGCCGAAGATGGCGTGCTGAAAGAAGTGAAGGTGACCAGTCTCGACGGCGTCACCCGCCGCCTGCCGCTCGATAACCTGCTGGCGTTCTTCGGCCTGTCACCCCGCCTCGGGCCGATCGCCGAATGGGGCCTCGACATCGAGCGCCGTCAGGTGAAGGTCGATACCGAAAAGTTCGAAACCAGCATTCCCGGCATCTTCGCCGTCGGCGACATCAACACCTATCCCGGCAAGAAGAAGCTCATCCTCTCCGGCTTCCATGAGGCTGCGCTGGCTGCTTTCGGCGCTGCAAAGTACATCTTCCCCGAGAAGAAAGTCTCACTGCAGTACACCACCACCAGCACCAAGCTGCACGAGGTACTGGGCGTCGAATCGCCGGTGTTCGACTGA
- the cysE gene encoding serine O-acetyltransferase, with protein sequence MFDRIREDIAAIRSKDPAARSALDIWLSYPGFHAVRLHRIANALWRGGFRRSGRWVSHLSRFLTGIEIHPGAFIGRRVFIDHGMGIVIGETAEVHDDCTIYQGVTLGGTSLERGAKRHPTLERGVIVSAGAKVLGGFTVGENARVGSNSVVLKPVPAGATAVGIPARIITAETKEKREATAQKIGFSAYGISADLDDPLVQAIHKLLDHSAELDARLNNICAALEKQGVDCSKLRGPNVDASAIDKLLDAD encoded by the coding sequence ATGTTCGACCGCATCCGCGAAGACATCGCCGCCATTCGCAGCAAAGACCCTGCCGCGCGCTCCGCGCTCGACATCTGGCTGTCCTATCCCGGTTTTCACGCCGTGCGGCTGCACCGTATCGCCAATGCGCTATGGCGAGGTGGCTTCCGTCGTAGCGGACGCTGGGTGTCGCATCTGTCGCGCTTTTTGACCGGTATCGAGATTCATCCGGGTGCCTTCATCGGCCGCCGGGTGTTCATCGACCACGGCATGGGCATCGTGATCGGCGAGACGGCGGAAGTGCACGACGACTGCACCATCTATCAGGGCGTTACCCTCGGCGGCACCTCGCTGGAGCGTGGCGCCAAGCGGCACCCGACGCTGGAGCGCGGCGTCATCGTCAGTGCCGGCGCCAAGGTGCTGGGCGGCTTCACGGTCGGGGAAAACGCGCGCGTTGGCTCCAATTCGGTGGTGCTGAAGCCGGTGCCTGCCGGCGCCACGGCGGTGGGCATTCCGGCGCGCATCATCACCGCCGAGACCAAGGAAAAGCGCGAAGCAACCGCGCAGAAGATTGGCTTCTCGGCGTACGGCATCTCGGCGGATCTTGACGATCCGCTGGTGCAGGCGATCCACAAATTGCTCGACCACAGCGCCGAGCTGGATGCCCGCCTGAACAACATCTGCGCCGCGCTCGAAAAGCAGGGAGTGGACTGCTCAAAGCTGCGCGGGCCCAATGTGGACGCCAGCGCCATCGACAAACTGCTGGACGCGGACTGA
- a CDS encoding M20 aminoacylase family protein, with amino-acid sequence MSALIDALYAQADEFISVRRDIHSEPELAFEEFRTADLVAERLTSFGYTVHRGLGGTGVVGQLVRGDGGKRLGLRADMDALPIIEANNFGYASKRRGVMHACGHDGHTAMLLAAAKYLAASGRFSGTLNLIFQPAEEGKGGAKRMMDEGLFEQFPCDAIFAMHNMPGLPQGHFAVRPGPTMASADNVTITLHGYGGHGAMPHRAQDPLVAAASLVMALQTIVSRNVDPQQTAVVTVGALHAGVANNVIPQTATLELSVRALDPAVRNLLEARIRAIATAQAESFGVRAEINYQRGYPVLVNTAAEAEFACGVARDLVGDSRVEWNAAAVTGSEDFAFMLEKLPGCYFFIGNGDGDSAGACMVHNPGYNFNDDNIGVGSAMWVALTQRYLAA; translated from the coding sequence GTGTCTGCATTGATTGATGCTCTGTACGCACAAGCTGACGAATTCATCAGCGTTCGCCGCGACATCCACAGCGAACCGGAGCTCGCTTTCGAGGAGTTCCGTACGGCGGACCTGGTCGCCGAGCGACTGACCAGTTTTGGCTACACCGTGCATCGCGGTCTCGGCGGTACTGGCGTGGTCGGGCAGCTGGTGCGCGGTGACGGCGGCAAGCGGCTCGGGCTTCGCGCCGACATGGACGCGCTGCCCATCATCGAAGCGAACAACTTCGGCTATGCGAGCAAGCGCCGTGGCGTGATGCACGCGTGCGGGCATGACGGACATACCGCGATGCTGCTGGCGGCGGCGAAGTATCTGGCGGCCAGTGGGCGGTTCTCTGGCACCCTCAACCTGATCTTCCAGCCGGCCGAGGAGGGCAAGGGCGGCGCCAAACGAATGATGGATGAGGGCCTGTTCGAGCAGTTTCCCTGTGACGCCATCTTCGCCATGCACAACATGCCGGGCTTGCCGCAGGGCCACTTTGCGGTGCGCCCCGGTCCCACGATGGCGTCGGCCGACAACGTAACCATCACCCTGCATGGCTATGGTGGCCACGGCGCCATGCCGCATCGGGCGCAGGACCCGCTGGTCGCCGCCGCCAGCCTGGTGATGGCGCTGCAGACCATTGTTTCGCGCAACGTTGACCCGCAGCAGACCGCCGTGGTCACGGTGGGCGCGCTGCATGCCGGGGTTGCCAACAACGTCATCCCCCAGACCGCGACGCTGGAGCTGAGCGTTCGTGCACTGGACCCCGCCGTGCGTAACCTGCTGGAGGCGCGCATCCGTGCCATCGCCACCGCGCAGGCAGAGAGCTTTGGCGTGCGCGCCGAGATCAATTACCAGCGCGGCTATCCGGTGCTGGTCAACACGGCGGCGGAAGCGGAATTTGCCTGTGGTGTGGCGCGCGATCTGGTGGGCGACAGCCGTGTCGAGTGGAACGCGGCGGCGGTGACTGGCAGCGAAGATTTCGCCTTCATGCTGGAGAAGCTGCCCGGCTGCTATTTCTTCATCGGCAACGGCGATGGCGACAGTGCCGGCGCCTGCATGGTGCACAACCCTGGCTACAACTTCAACGACGACAACATTGGCGTCGGCTCGGCGATGTGGGTGGCGTTGACGCAGCGGTATCTCGCAGCCTAG
- a CDS encoding IclR family transcriptional regulator: MAKEQRGIQSIDVGGRLLQALTRSDGAMMLKDLAEAADMPPAKAHAYLVSFCKLGLMEQDAVTGRYDLGPLALELGLVSLNRLDAVKIAGAEMSALAARIGQSTAIAVWGNYGPTIVRFEQSVRPIHVNMRTGTVMQIQQTATGLVFAAFIAPAQIEAALLATSPDAQQRATVRAALQALEPALADVRKRGLARAQGHPVPGVNAFSAPVFDHTGEIALALTTLGAAAEFDSAWNSTIAQELRASAQRVSARLGAVRNNND; encoded by the coding sequence ATGGCAAAAGAACAGCGCGGAATCCAGTCGATTGATGTTGGCGGGCGGCTACTGCAGGCGCTTACCCGCAGTGACGGCGCCATGATGCTCAAAGATCTGGCCGAAGCCGCCGACATGCCGCCGGCGAAAGCGCACGCCTATCTGGTCAGCTTCTGCAAGCTTGGGTTGATGGAGCAGGACGCCGTGACCGGCCGCTACGACCTTGGACCGCTGGCACTGGAGCTCGGGCTGGTCAGCCTCAATCGTCTCGACGCGGTCAAGATAGCTGGCGCGGAGATGTCAGCGCTGGCGGCCCGCATCGGTCAGTCCACTGCCATCGCCGTTTGGGGGAACTATGGTCCGACGATCGTGCGCTTCGAGCAGTCGGTACGCCCGATTCACGTGAACATGCGTACCGGCACCGTGATGCAGATTCAGCAGACGGCGACCGGACTGGTATTTGCTGCCTTCATTGCGCCCGCTCAGATCGAGGCTGCACTGCTCGCGACGTCGCCCGACGCGCAGCAGCGCGCCACGGTGCGGGCGGCGCTGCAGGCGCTTGAGCCGGCGCTTGCCGATGTACGCAAGCGCGGACTGGCCCGCGCGCAGGGGCATCCGGTGCCGGGCGTGAACGCCTTTTCGGCGCCGGTGTTCGACCACACTGGCGAGATCGCGCTGGCGCTGACGACGCTCGGTGCAGCCGCCGAATTTGACTCGGCCTGGAACAGCACGATTGCGCAGGAGTTGCGAGCGTCCGCGCAACGCGTGTCGGCTAGACTCGGAGCGGTCCGCAATAACAACGATTAG